One genomic segment of Diceros bicornis minor isolate mBicDic1 chromosome 13, mDicBic1.mat.cur, whole genome shotgun sequence includes these proteins:
- the NADK gene encoding NAD kinase isoform X1, which produces MEMEQEKVSMSKELSADSASSCCSTCRGDEDWGLSHPIRGRAKSRSLSASPALASTKEFRRTRSLHGPCPVTTFGPKACVLQNPQTIMHIQDPASQRLTWNKSPKSVLVIKKIRDASLLQPFKELCVYLMEENNMIVYVEKKVLEDPAIVSDDNFGPVKKKFCTFREDYDDISNQIDFIICLGGDGTLLYASSLFQVLNEVVIDRGPSSYLSNVDVYLDGHLITTVQGDGVIVSTPTGSTAYAAAAGASMIHPNVPAIMITPICPHSLSFRPIVVPAGVELKIMLSPEARNTAWVSFDGRKRQEIRHGDSISITTSCYPLPSICVRDPVSDWFESLAQCLHWNVRKKQAHFPEEEEEAEEVQACTPASALGVAEP; this is translated from the exons ATGGAAATGGAACAAGAAAAAGTCAGCATGAGCAAGGAGCTGAGCGCAGACTCGGCCTCGTCCTGCTGCTCCACGTGTCGTGGGGACGAGGACTGGGGGCTCAGCCACCCCATCCGGGGGCGGGCGAAGTCCCGCAGCCTGTCGGCCTCGCCCGCCCTGGCGAGCACCAAGGAGTTCAG GAGGACTCGCTCTCTGCACGGGCCGTGCCCGGTGACCACTTTCGGACCAAAGGCCTGCGTGCTGCAGAACCCGCAGACCATCAT GCACATCCAGGACCCTGCCAGCCAGCGGTTGACGTGGAACAAGTCCCCGAAGAGTGTGCTTGTCATCAAGAAGATCCGTGACGCCAGCCTGCTCCAGCCCTTCAAGGAGCTCTGTGTGTACCTGATGGAG GAGAACAACATGATCGTGTATGTGGAGAAGAAAGTTCTAGAAGACCCTGCCATAGTGAGTGATGACAACTTTGGACCAGTAAAGAAGAAGTTCTGCACCTTCCGAGAAG ATTATGATGACATTTCCAATCAGATCGATTTCATCATCTGCCTGGGAGGAGACGGGACCCTGCTCTACGCCTCCTCCCTCTTCCAG GTCTTGAACGAGGTGGTGATTGACAGAGGCCCCTCCTCGTACCTGTCCAACGTGGACGTCTACCTGGACGGGCACCTCATCACCACAGTGCAGGGCGACG GGGTGATCGTCTCCACCCCGACGGGCAGCACGGCGTACGCAGCTGCGGCCGGGGCTTCCATGATTCACCCCAACGTGCCAGCCATCATGATCACACCTATCTGCCCCCACTCGCTGTCATTCCGGCCCATCGTGGTCCCTGCAGGGGTTGAGCTGAAG ATCATGCTGTCACCAGAAGCAAGGAACACCGCCTGGGTGTCCTTTGATGGACGAAAGAGACAGGAGATCCGCCATGGAGACAG catcagcatcactacCTCTTGCTACCCGCTGCCCTCCATCTGCGTCCGAGACCCCGTGAGCGACTGGTttgagagcctggcccagtgtctgcACTGGAACGTGCGGAAGAAGCAGGCCCActtcccagaggaggaggaggaggctgaggaggtCCAGGCCTGCACCCCTGCGTCTGCGCTCGGGGTCGCCGAGCCCTGA
- the NADK gene encoding NAD kinase isoform X2: protein MEMEQEKVSMSKELSADSASSCCSTCRGDEDWGLSHPIRGRAKSRSLSASPALASTKEFRRTRSLHGPCPVTTFGPKACVLQNPQTIMHIQDPASQRLTWNKSPKSVLVIKKIRDASLLQPFKELCVYLMEENNMIVYVEKKVLEDPAIVSDDNFGPVKKKFCTFREDYDDISNQIDFIICLGGDGTLLYASSLFQGSVPPVMAFHLGSLGFLTPFNFENFQSQVAQVIQGNAAVVLRSRLKVRVVKELRGKTAVPNGVSENGVLAADLDTEVGKQVMQYQVLNEVVIDRGPSSYLSNVDVYLDGHLITTVQGDGVIVSTPTGSTAYAAAAGASMIHPNVPAIMITPICPHSLSFRPIVVPAGVELKIMLSPEARNTAWVSFDGRKRQEIRHGDSISITTSCYPLPSICVRDPVSDWFESLAQCLHWNVRKKQAHFPEEEEEAEEVQACTPASALGVAEP, encoded by the exons ATGGAAATGGAACAAGAAAAAGTCAGCATGAGCAAGGAGCTGAGCGCAGACTCGGCCTCGTCCTGCTGCTCCACGTGTCGTGGGGACGAGGACTGGGGGCTCAGCCACCCCATCCGGGGGCGGGCGAAGTCCCGCAGCCTGTCGGCCTCGCCCGCCCTGGCGAGCACCAAGGAGTTCAG GAGGACTCGCTCTCTGCACGGGCCGTGCCCGGTGACCACTTTCGGACCAAAGGCCTGCGTGCTGCAGAACCCGCAGACCATCAT GCACATCCAGGACCCTGCCAGCCAGCGGTTGACGTGGAACAAGTCCCCGAAGAGTGTGCTTGTCATCAAGAAGATCCGTGACGCCAGCCTGCTCCAGCCCTTCAAGGAGCTCTGTGTGTACCTGATGGAG GAGAACAACATGATCGTGTATGTGGAGAAGAAAGTTCTAGAAGACCCTGCCATAGTGAGTGATGACAACTTTGGACCAGTAAAGAAGAAGTTCTGCACCTTCCGAGAAG ATTATGATGACATTTCCAATCAGATCGATTTCATCATCTGCCTGGGAGGAGACGGGACCCTGCTCTACGCCTCCTCCCTCTTCCAG GGCAGCGTGCCTCCGGTCATGGCTTTTCATCTGGGCTCCCTGGGCTTCCTGACCCCCTTCAACTTTGAGAACTTTCAGTCCCAAGTTGCTCAGGTGATACAGG GGAATGCAGCTGTTGTTCTCCGGAGCCGGCTGAAGGTCAGGGTCGTGAAGGAGCTTAGAGGGAAGACAGCCGTCCCCAACGGGGTCAGCGAGAACGGGGTGCTGGCTGCAGACCTGGACACGGAGGTCGGGAAGCAGGTCATGCAGTACCAG GTCTTGAACGAGGTGGTGATTGACAGAGGCCCCTCCTCGTACCTGTCCAACGTGGACGTCTACCTGGACGGGCACCTCATCACCACAGTGCAGGGCGACG GGGTGATCGTCTCCACCCCGACGGGCAGCACGGCGTACGCAGCTGCGGCCGGGGCTTCCATGATTCACCCCAACGTGCCAGCCATCATGATCACACCTATCTGCCCCCACTCGCTGTCATTCCGGCCCATCGTGGTCCCTGCAGGGGTTGAGCTGAAG ATCATGCTGTCACCAGAAGCAAGGAACACCGCCTGGGTGTCCTTTGATGGACGAAAGAGACAGGAGATCCGCCATGGAGACAG catcagcatcactacCTCTTGCTACCCGCTGCCCTCCATCTGCGTCCGAGACCCCGTGAGCGACTGGTttgagagcctggcccagtgtctgcACTGGAACGTGCGGAAGAAGCAGGCCCActtcccagaggaggaggaggaggctgaggaggtCCAGGCCTGCACCCCTGCGTCTGCGCTCGGGGTCGCCGAGCCCTGA